CAGGGCCAGGATCTCCTGCCTGTGATCTTGGGCAGCCTCAagccctctctgggtctctgcttGTGCAGAAGTAAATCCAATGTCAGGTCACTGGGACCTAGGCCCCTTCGGGATCTGCTGCCATTGTCCATCTCCAGCAGGCCGAGTGTCCAGGGGCTCGCAGAAGGCAGGTGAATGGTCCTCAAACTGCAGGTCACCACCCGTTAAGGGCTTGTGGCCagcatttatcaaaatgaaatgaGACAGCATGAAAATCATCAGCTAGTCCCATAGGTAGTGAGAATGGAATGGGTTGTAGTGATCTAGTCACacgtaggggtgtgtgtgtgtgtgtgtgtgtgtgagatgcaGAATGTGTTTCTTACTAGGGAGGGTGTTtgtaggggtgggggagaggcagTACGAGGACAGGCTTTGCGGTCTGCCTAGGCTGCATTAGGTCCCCAGACCACCCCATGCCCTTCCTGGCTCCCTCTAGGCCgtaggagggggtggggaggggcaggggaggaccCCTGGGATGGCATGAGGGGGCTAAAATGCAGACTGTCCAAGTGGCCAGGTTGGGGTAGCTCCCTGGATGCCCATGGATGCCCCAGCCATGAATGAGTTTGCCCAGCCCCAGGGCACTTTGTGGGGGGCTGGTTGGGTCTTGGGCTCCACGTCCAGTGTCCTTCAGGGGCCGGTTCTGCCCCAGATCTGGGGTCTTCCACTCCCCATGCCTTGCCCTCTCTGGAAGCCCCTCTGACTccagctccccctcctcctgcagcaGCTCTCAGCCCGGCCTGGCCCAGCCAGCCTGACCAGCCTCTTCCGAGGGAGCGGACGACCTGCACAGCCCCCCCGAGGGTCACCACCAGCACCACGGCTGTCCTCATGGTGAGCCCCCACCTCACATCTCTGTCTCCCGAGGCCCCCAGCCAGCCCTCAAAGCCCAGCTGGCCTCTCGCCGTGTTCTCCCATGTGAGCCCAGGCAGGTCACTTCTGGACGTCAGGCCGGCACCCGGGGTGACTGGCTGGCTCTGGAGGGCACCCCGGGTTCTAAGGAGGTGGGAATTTCAGGGCCACAAGCAGCTTGCCACTCCATCATAGAAGACCTGGGACCCCTCTCTGATCCCAAGAGTCTCAGCTCCTCACCCTGACCTCTGAACCCAGGGGTGCTTCGTGCCCCCTTCAGACGCTGCTGTCCCGGTACAGAGCAGCAGTCGTCCATGGGGAGGGTGGGCCTGGAACCTGCTGCCCTCCTCCTTGGGGGTTCCCAGTCAGCCCAGGACCCACTGCAGGAGGcctgctcctctttctcctcctctttctgggcACCAGGCCCTTATAAATCCAACCCACCCTTTCCTCGAATGGGTCCTGGGAACTCTCCGCCCCTGAGATGTTCTGTGCCATCTGGAAAATGCAGCTCAATGCCCCCCCTCTTGGAGAGTTACAGTGCACACAGCACACTAAAGGCTCTGACAAGTCCTGCAGTCCAGAATTGGCCACCAGACTTTGACTTTGCAACTATTCTCCAAATTCATCCATTTGGTGTACTCTAGGCAGTGTCCTCTCGGCCATATACAGGAGAGGGGAGGAATCTGGTTGCCTCTCACCAGCgatcccccaccacacacacctgGGGATACCCACAGGGGACACCTcgggtccctgccctcagaggctCACACCTACCAGACTGCAGGGTGCTGTCGTGGTCTACCCGCCCTCCCTGGCCGGCCCCCACCGCCCTCCTCCTTGGGCCATGCTCGCGCCGCGCAGCCCCTCCGTCTGCTCCGGGACCGGGGTCCCCTCTGGGCCCGGACTGATCAGCCCGTGTCCCCACAGGGTGCGGAAACGCCGGCGGGGGATGTCCCAGACGGCCTGGCTGCGCTGCAGCTGGACGGGCTGCCCTCGGGCGACCTCGACGGCCTGGTGCCCACGCGGGACGAGCGCGGCCAGCCCATCCCCGAGTGGAAGCGGCAGGTGATGGTGCGCAAGCTGCAGGCACGCTTGGGCGCGGATCCGAAGGAGCCGGAGGCCCAGGTGGGGCCCGGCGAGGCGGGGCCAGGAGGGGCGGGGCCCAGCCGGGGTGGGCGGGGCGTAGAGGGCGGGGCCAGGGGCGGGGCGAGGGTGGGCGGGACAGGGCTgcagaggggcggggccaggagcgGCCAGGCATGAATGGGCGGGGCCCTGCGGGAGAGGGCCAGGGCGGGGTCCGGACGGGACAGGAGCGGGACCGCAGGCTTCGTTCTGGCAGGTGGACGTGGAAGGTGGGGTCCCTGCCCATGCCTTGAGTCCTGAGACCCCACTGCGTgcccctcagcttcctcctctgccagACGATGAGGTTGAACCCGATTGGAGGGTGTGAGCAGTGCCCGGTTACTGCGTTACAGGCATGACGCCCACAGTCTCTTTTATCTAACGACTTATGTCCTCACCTACCTTGTGCCAAGCCCTGTTCTCGGCGGTGAAGGGGACCAGCCCTGACTCCCTGGAGCCTCTATTCCAGCGGGGACGACGGGGTGACCGGGCAAGGGCAACTGCACTGGGTGTGTGGGGCGGGGAGGGTGATCTCAGGTGCTATGGAGAGAGGCAAAGCAGTGAAAAGGGAGGGGGCTGTTCTGTATGGTGCTCCGGGCGGCCTCTCTGGggaggtgaccttgagcaagggcCAGAGGGAAGTGAGAGAGGAGCTTTGTGGGAATTTGGGACAAGtattccaagcagagagaacagcgAGTTCAAACACCCTGCGGCATGAATGGGCTGGCCCAAAGGAGgaccaggaggaggcaggaccaCTGGAGTGGAGTGAATGAGGGATGGTGGGCTCAGGGTCCCTCCATGTCTCTGGTCCCACAGACTGAGAGCACTTGGGGGCAGGGCTGTATCCTGGTGCCTGGGCAAGCCCAGGGCGGGTGTTTTGGGGTGAACTACTGAGAGAACCCAGAGCAGAGGGGTTGAGGCTGCCGCCCAACCACTGGAGTTTGGTAGGAGGGTCTGGGAGGGCTCTGAGGAGGGAGATCCTTTGGATTAAACATTGAGGCGATGAGGGGGAGATTAGGAAGACGTGGGGTAGCAGAGCAGAGGCACCCTGGCCTCTTCTGAGGGGGAAGACTGGGCCCCCATGGGGCAAGGTGGCTGCCCTGAGCCTCAGACTTGGGACTGGGGCTGGCCAACCACCTTGTTTACTCTCTAAGTCCAGGCAAGGGCCAGCTGGTgtccaggggctgggctggagcccCCAGGGGCACGTGGGGCCAGGACACCCACGAGGAGCCTGTGTCCAGCGGGAACACGCCCTCTCCCCACCACGATGAGCGTGGGCCACGGCCCGGCTGACCTGCCTTCCCTGTGCCCAGGACGACAGCGGGAGCGCGGGCCCTGCGGAGCAGGCGGCCTGGCGGTACTCACAGACCCACCAGGCCATCCTGGGCCCCTTCGGGGAGCTGCTGACTGAGGACGACCTGGTGTACCTGGAGAAGCAGATCGCTGACCTGCAGCTGCGGCGCCGCTGCCAGGAATACGAGAGCGAGCTGGGCCGGCTGGCGGCCGAGCTCCAGGCCCTGCTGCCCACGCCCCTGGTCAGCATCACGGTCAACAGCCACTTCCTGCCCCGGGCGCCCGGGCTGGAGGGCGAGGAGGGCCCTGCCCTGGTGGCCGAGCCCAAGGAGTCCTTGGGGGCCTTGGAGGCCGCGCCCGACGGGCAGCCCCTGCCCTTCTGGTGCAGGCACATCTCCAGGCTGGTGCGCAGCATGTCCCTGCTGCTGAAGGGCATGAACGGGCTGGTGCAGGGTGAGGAGAAGCCAGCCGCCCAGCCCCGGCAGGAGGCCCCCAGGGAGGCCCCGGCCAGCCCCCCACGCAGCGCGGCCCAGCGCGAGATCCAGGAGTGTGGGGTGTCCGTGAGGACGCTGCGTGGCAACTTCGAGTCAGCCCCCAACCCACCCTGCACCCCAAACCCGGGCACCAGTGAACCAGGGGCCCGGCCCGGGCAGTGCCTGAGGGGCTGCTGGTCCGCCCCTCTGCAGCCCCGAGGCGAGGCCAGGCCGGGCGACGCAGAGGAGGCCAGCGACTCGGGCATCAGCTGCGAGGAGGCGCCGTCGGAGGCGGGCGCCGTGCCCAGCCCCGATCTGGCCAACCTGCGCAAGGAGCGCATCGTCATGCTGTTCCTGAGCCACTGGAAGAAGTCGGCCTACACACCGGCCCTCAAGACGGCTGCCTGCAGGACCCTGGAGGCCCACCGCACCGGGCCGAGGGGGCAGGAGGCGGCCAGGGGCCCCCGGCTGCCCTCTCTGCTGCCCAGCGAGGGGCCCCGGCTCGGCCACCTGTGGCAGCAACGGAGCATCATCACCCACCTGCTGGGCAACTGGAAGGCCATCCTGGCACACGTGCCGGCCCGGCAGCTGCGGCGGCTAAGCCGGCGGCCCCGCGGCCCCCTGTCCCCCGAGCAGTTCCTGCCCCACGTGGACGGGGCGCCTGTGCCCTACGGCAGCCTCACGCTGGACCTCTTCATGCTGGGCTACTTCCAGCTCCTGGAGTGCGACCTGCCGGCCGCGGAGCGCAAGATGCGCCACCTGCTCTGCTTCGAGGTCTTCGAGCACCTGGGCGCCCATGGCTGGGAGGCCGTGCGTGCCTTCCACAAGGCCGTTACCGACGAGGTGGCCGCCGGCCGCCGGGCCTGGACCGACGGCTTCGAGGACATCAAAGCCCGCTTCTTTGGCTCCAGCCGCGGTCCCGCCTGGGACGTAGAGCCTGGCCGCAAGTCAGGCCTGACCCCGCTCGGGCCCCTGCCCCACGCTGCTGTCCCCGGCAGCGGCCTCAAGCCCGCGGCACAGCGCCTGGGGTCCGGCTCCCAGCGGGGCAGCTTCAGCAACGAGGACATCTGCGGCTACATCGACCGGAGCTTCGccttctggaaggaaaaagaagccgAGATGTTCAGCTTTGGAGAGTGAGACGGGCTGGCAGCCTGCCTTCCTCTGGAATGGGGTTTTGGGGgtggttttggttttctcttctcttttcctttttcgcCCACCTGGTGGCCGGGCAACCCCGAGGCCAGGCCGGCAGATACTGAGCATGCTGGTTGCTTCCCTCCGGTTCTGCCCCTTAACAGGTGCCTCCTCACTGGTGGGACTCagcttcagaatccttctcacCACTGGACCCAAGAAGCCCTCTCGGGCTCCTGGTCGGCCCTGAAGTTAGATGACTTGGCGTCCCGGCCCCGGGTCCCTCTGCCTGGTCATCCCCCAGGCACCTGGGATGCTGGCCTATTTCCCCAGAGCCTCTTTGCAGTGTCCCAGGTCACCTGGGTGTCCCGCCCCTATGTTCCTCTGGTGCTGGTGGTCCCGGCTGCGTCCAGAGCCTGTGTCTGCCCTCCACTGGTCCTGCCTCGGTTCCTTCTGGTGACCTTGGGCCATGCCACTTCACTTCCCCAggcctctttctccatctgtgaagtaGGGGAGGTACTGGGGGTTGGAGAGAACGGGATTCGATGGGCAAGATGCCTCCTGTCAGACCGGACTGGTCTCTGGAATTTTCCAGGTCAGGGAGATGGCCCACGCTGACGTGCGTGCTGGTCATACACAGCCACCTGCTGACAGACACGTGTTCCACTGCCCTGCCACTCTAGTGCCCCACCCCAGGGTGCTCCAAAAACGAAGGCTCCCTGTGGGGCTCCTGTCCTTCAGCTGACCACCGCACCCCACCAGGCCACACGGCCCGAGGCAGCGCGGGGCCCCACCTGCAGCCTCAGGAGAGCAGGGTCTGAAGGAGCGTCTGTGAGAGAGGCGGTGGCTGAAGGGGGCTCTCAGCAGAGGGGGCTGGCATCCCACCCTCAAAGGTGAACCTGGATCCAGAGGAGAATGAATGTTGGGGGGTAGGCACACAAGCCGGGCCCCGATGAGGGGCAGCCACTTCCTGGGGTCACCCGATGTCACCCACACCTTCTCCACGAGGGGCCAAGGAAAGGAGAGGGGTGCTGCCCCTGAGGGCCTCCAGTTCTGCAGAGTATCGTGGAACAGGACGCTGGCGACAGACCCCCAAATGGCTGGCCGTGGGATGACAGACCCCATGGCGTCCAGGAGATGGGCCCCCACCACTGGGACCCAaggagggctggccccagcccatggggctttggggaagggctGTCCTGCAGCTGTGTGATGGCCCCAACAGGTAGTGTGTGGGGAGGAGGTTTCAGGAATCTTCCACCGGCCACCGCCTCCCTGCCACCAGGCTCCTTTGGGACAGGGGTCTCTGCAGTGTCCCCACCCGCTGGCAGAGCTTGAAGGGCGGCAGGCGAGGTGTTGGATGGAACAGAGTGCCCTCCCAGCCAGCTGACTCAGGGTCCCACAGGGAGGGACACTCAGGAAGATATGAACCCCACAGGCGGTTGAGGCTGCCAGTGTCGGGAAGGGAAGGGGTGCTGGCCCCAGCTCCAGAGCCTCCTGTAGAGCCAACCCTGGTCTTGAATTTGCTGAATAAAGACTCCCATTCCTGGCCAGCCTGCATGCTGTGCTTGTTTTCCCCTGAAAGACCCACCTGTGCCCAGAGAGGGTCCTGGCACTGGGTGGGCACCGAGTCATGTGTCCTCGTCTCAGGTCCATCAAAACTGCAGAGGCCACATGCTTATCCCCAAAGAGCCctctcttcctcatctgtaaaatggggtgcaTGCTGACCTGCCACTCCCAGGGTCACGTTGAGGGTGGACTGCGGTCCCGGACAGGGGAGTCTCTGTGGACAACAGTGACACTCGCCCGCATGCATCGGTATTTCAAGGAGCAGGTTGTAGTGAGCAGGACACCAACTCTGGGCAGCCGCGAGCATCTCAGCGCTGTTGCATCAGTGAGGTCCTGGCTCTTGGCCCCAAAATGCGACCAAGGGAGCCGGACGAGGGCTGGTCCACAGGGCACCACCACTGCCTGGGCTGGCGGGGGTACAGGTCTGAGGGTGGGGCTGCGGGAGCCCTGGGGTAGGGGTGTCAGAAGGTACTGGACACTCCAATGTTTCCCTCCTCGGATGCCGCCTGTGGGACACTGTTTTTCCACGGGCCTGgcaagggagggggtggggggcatggACACAGAGCCCAGCCTCAGAGGTCGCCTGATGGCTGGGGGGTGCTCAGGGGAGCCCTGGACAGGGGACCAGCATGCCCGACTCAGGGCGTCCCTGCCCACTtgctgtggccttgggcaagtcctccacagcctccaggcctcagtttcccagccgAGGGACCAGACCAAGGCCAGCAGGGAGCACCCACAAGCATCTTGGGTCCCAAGAGGACCTGGGCTTGGGTGGGCTGCCAGGAGAGGGGTGAGAGAGGCTCAGACCGAAGTTTGAAgtgtggaagcagggagagggcACCTCTGCTGGGCACTCAGGGCTGACTCCCCAAATGCCTTCTGCAGACACCCTGCTTCCTGGGGGTCTATAAAAGCACTGTGTCCTGGGAGTGGCCCCAGGGATTCTGAGTCCCCCGGCATGGGCTGTGCTGGGAAAGCTGTTTTTTTTCCCAAGAcgttccaggtgattctgatgctgagCAGCCTGGAACCCCCAACCCACTAGCAGCTCACCTGTGGGGAGTAGGTGGCCCTGCaggagacaggggctggccctagcATGGCCGCAGTCTCAGCCATAAGCCTGTTCGGTGCCTATAACCCTGTTGTCCAGTTGGCAAACACTCACCGAGGACCCCAGAGTCCCTACATAGGCTGCAGGCTTTGGTGAGGTGACCAGACACAAAGCGAGGTGCTGACCCCGGCAGCTTCCAGATGAACTGGAAAAAGACTGGAGAAAGGGAACCCATCTCTCTCCCTGGCATACACATGTGTgcaggacagagagggagaagaacGAAGCCGGATCAAAGTGGGTGCAGGACCAGCACCTTCTCCCTCATGACTAGAACAAAGATGGTAACCATGTAAGCGCTTCACATATCCGTGCACAGGTTTAATGCAAAGTTGAGCACCTTTTTTTCTAACGgctctaaaatttatttgaaagaaaaaaacaaataagccaaGAAGGCCCCCAGGGacacgccccccaccccacctcctgtGTAGCCCCTCCCACATTGGTACCACAGAACTGGGCACTGGGTAGCCCTTGGAGTGGCTTATAAAaggctcccaggggctggccccgtggccgagtggttaagttcgcgcgctccgctgcaggcggcccagtgtttcgttggttcgaatcctgggcgcggacatggcactgctcatcagaccaggctgaggcagcgtcccacatgccacaactagaagaacccacaatgaagaatacacaactatgtaccggggggcgttggggagaaaaaggaaaaaataaaatctttaaaaaaaaaaaaggctcccAGCGTTGATTCTCACCTgtctctgggggaagccagccgcCGTGTTGGGAGCAGCCTATGGAGAGGCCCCCGGCCCCAgtccagccttcagatgactgcagcccagcTGACCCCTTGGTGCCAGCTAAGGACAGGGGCTGAGGCAGAACCACCCACTAAAGTGCTCCCAGAGCCGTGAAACTGTGTGAaactaataaatgtttgttgttttaaaacgCTAGATTTtgaggtgatttgttatgcagcaacagacaACTAATATGACAGACAAGAAAATTTCaatagaaaaggaatgaagaggggccggcccagtggcgcagcggttaaattcaacacgttccgcttcggcggcccggggttcgccggttcggatcccgggtgaggacatggcaccgcttggcaaaccatg
This DNA window, taken from Equus przewalskii isolate Varuska chromosome 5, EquPr2, whole genome shotgun sequence, encodes the following:
- the ESPNL gene encoding espin-like protein, whose translation is MEEQRALTAAKNGDLATLEQLLEAGALGPGITDALGAGLVHHATRAGHLACVKFLVQQAKLPGNQRAHNGATPVHDAAATGSLAELCWLVREGGCGLQDQDASGVSPLHLAARFGHPVLVEWLLREGHAATLETLEGALPLHHAAVSGDLTCLKLLTAAHGSGVNRRTRSGASPLYLACQEGHLHLAQFLVKDCGADVHLRALDGMSALHAAADRGHYSLVVWLVSFTDIGLTARDNEGATALHFAARGGHTPILDRLLLMGAPIMRDSWGGTPLHDAAENGQMECCQTLVSHHVDPSLRDEDGYTAADLAEYHGHQDCAQYLRETARPVPLLMTPPPPPFPPPPLSAARLSPEDGRRGGSGLGSPTSALSPAWPSQPDQPLPRERTTCTAPPRVTTSTTAVLMGAETPAGDVPDGLAALQLDGLPSGDLDGLVPTRDERGQPIPEWKRQVMVRKLQARLGADPKEPEAQDDSGSAGPAEQAAWRYSQTHQAILGPFGELLTEDDLVYLEKQIADLQLRRRCQEYESELGRLAAELQALLPTPLVSITVNSHFLPRAPGLEGEEGPALVAEPKESLGALEAAPDGQPLPFWCRHISRLVRSMSLLLKGMNGLVQGEEKPAAQPRQEAPREAPASPPRSAAQREIQECGVSVRTLRGNFESAPNPPCTPNPGTSEPGARPGQCLRGCWSAPLQPRGEARPGDAEEASDSGISCEEAPSEAGAVPSPDLANLRKERIVMLFLSHWKKSAYTPALKTAACRTLEAHRTGPRGQEAARGPRLPSLLPSEGPRLGHLWQQRSIITHLLGNWKAILAHVPARQLRRLSRRPRGPLSPEQFLPHVDGAPVPYGSLTLDLFMLGYFQLLECDLPAAERKMRHLLCFEVFEHLGAHGWEAVRAFHKAVTDEVAAGRRAWTDGFEDIKARFFGSSRGPAWDVEPGRKSGLTPLGPLPHAAVPGSGLKPAAQRLGSGSQRGSFSNEDICGYIDRSFAFWKEKEAEMFSFGE